From the genome of Amycolatopsis granulosa:
CGATGGACGGCAAGCCGGTGGCATGGATCAACGTGTCGTCCTCGATCACCGGAGCCGCCGGGGCGCACGCGTCATTGCGGACCGTGCTCGGCTACCTGAGCACGCGGATCGTCGAGGACGCATGCGTGCACATCCCCGTCCCGCGGAACGCGGTCGGCGTGGACGGTCTCGTCCACGACGACGCCGTCCGCGAGCAGGCGCGGAAGGCGCTCAGCGCGCTGGCCACCGGCTGAGCCGGCCAACACTCCGGCAAACACGGCGCCACGAGCGGCGAACACGGCGCGACCAACGGCAAACACGCGCACCTACCGGCGTGTTCGCCGCTCCCGGCGGCGGCTTGGCCGACCGCGGCTGCGCGCTAGTGCTGTTCCAGCGTTTTCTGCAGCGCCTTGCTCGCCTTGCGGGCCATGTCCGCGACGGCCTCGCGGCGGGCGGCGTCGGCCTCGTAGTCGGCCCGCCGGTCCCGCACCACCCGGGCCGGGGAGCCGACCGCGATGGCGTAGTCCGGGATGTCGCCGCGCACGACCGCGTGGGCGCCGAGCACGCAACCGCGGCCGACACGGGTTCCGCGGAGGACCGACACCTTGGTGCCGATCCAGGTGTCCGGTCCGATCCGGACCGGGGTCTTCACGATGCCCTGGTCCTTGATCGGCAGGTTGATGTCCGCTGTGACGTGGTCGAAGTCACAGATGTAGACCCAGTCGGCCACCAGTGTCGCGGCGCCGAGTTCGATGTCGAGGTAGCAGTTGATGACGTTCTGCCGCCCGAAGACCGCCTTGTCGCCGATCCGCAACGAACCTTCGTGGCAGCGGATGGCGTTGCCGTCGCCGATGTGCACCCAGCGGCCGATCTCCAGGCGGCCGTATCCGGGCCGGCAGTGGATCTCCACGTCCTTGCCGAGGAAGACCATGCCGCGCAGGATGATGTGCGGGTTGGCGAGCCGGAACTTGAGCAGCCGCCAGTACCGCACGAGGTACCAGGGCGTGTAGGCCCGGTTGCGGAGGACCCAGCGCAGGGACTCGGCGGTCAGGAACCTCGCCTGTCGCGGATCGCGCCGGGCGCGGCGCCAGGCCTGCACCCGGGACAGCACCGGCGATCCCCACATCGATGTCATAGGTTGACAGTATGCCGCTCCCGTTGATCATCGATACGGACCCGGGCGTGGACGACGCCTTCGCGATCGCCATGGCGGCGCTGAGCGAGGACGTGGAACTGCTGGGTATCACCACCGTGTTCGGCAACGTCCCGCTCGAGGCGACCACGCTCAACGCCCGCCGGGTGCTGGCGTTGTGCGGGCGTGCCGACGTGCCGGTGGCCGCCGGTGCCGCGCGCCCGCTGGTGCACGCGCAGCTGCGGCGCGCCAGTCACGTGCACGGGCCGGACGGGCTGTCCGGGCGCTCGGCGGCGCTGCCCGAGCCGCACCGGGCGCTGGAGCCGGGCGGCGCGGTCCGCCTGCTGGTGTCGCTGCTCGAGGCCGCCGAGGAGCCGGTGACGATCGCGCCGATCGGCCCGTTGACGAACATCGCGCTGCTGCTGGCCGCACACCCGCAGGTGCGGGAGAAGATCGGCCGGATCGTGATCATGGGTGGCGGCCTGGCCGGTGGCAACTCGACCGGTGCGGCGGAGTTCAACATCTGGAGCGACCCGGAGGCGGCGCGGCGGGTGCTGGTCGAGGAGACCGTGCCGTGCGTGCTGGTGCCGATGGACCTGACGTACCGGTGCGCGGTGGACAGCGCGTGGCTGGGCGAGCTCGCCGCGTCCGGCCCGGTCGGTGCCGCGCTGGCGGCCCTGACCCCGGACTACCTGGCGCACTACCGCACAGCCCTCGGGTGGGACGGGATCGTGCTGCACGACGCGGTCGCGGTCGCCGAGGCGATCCGGCCCGGCATCCTGCGCACCGAGAGCTATCCGGTGGAGGTGGAGTGCTCGCTGGGCCCGGCGCGCGGCGCGACGCTGGTCGACCGGCGGCGGCAGGCGCTGCGTGCGGACGCGGAGGGCGGTGTGGTGCCGGGCCGGATCGAAGTCGCGGTGGACACCGACCTGGACGGGCTGCGCGCGTTCATCCTGGAGCGTCTGGCCCGCGGCTGAGGTCCCGGCGGCCGGACGGGCGAGTCGCCGCTAGGGCTGGGCGGGGTGCGGGATGCGCACCGCGGCGAGGCGGCGGTTGCGCGAGGAAACGCTTTCCGCGCCCTTGGCCACGCTCGTGCAGCGCGGGTAGTCCGCGTTCGGATCCGGGTCGAGGATCTTCTCGCAGGTCACCACGTGTTCGGCGCCGCCGAGGACGAACCGCAGGCTCGTGCCCGGCCGCACCAGCACGTGCGACAGCCGGACGTCGTGGGAGTCCCTGTCCTCGCCGAGGCCGAAGAACGGGTCCGCGTACCGCACACCGTCGGCTTCGAAGAGGTGCTCCTCGCCGGCCGCGTCGAGCGCTTCGGCCAGCACGCCGAGCGTCACGCTCGCCGGGATCAGCAGCCGCCACCACCGCGGTGGCTTGCGGCCCGTCACCGTGATCTTCAGCTGGTACACGCTGAGCCGCACCGAGGCGGCGAAGGCGGCGAGCTCGCGCCGCAACGCCGTGGCTTCGGGCTCCAGCGCGTCCAGCCCGCCCCGGTCGCGGACGTAGTGGTACGCCTCCTCGACCCCGCTGCGCTCCCGCGCGGACAAGGCGTACTCGGTGACCATGCGCCGCCGCTCCGCTCCGGTCAGCCCGGGACCGTCGTCCCACATCGCCAGCATCGCGGCGGCGTGCGGCCGCACGTTGCGGTAGCTCAGGGCGCTGTGCCACGCCGGCAGCACCTCGTCACCGAAGCCGGCGGCCACCTCGACGGCCGCGACGCGTTCGACGGGCGAGGCGAATTCGGCGGCGTAAAGCAGTTGCGCCGCACCATCCACCGGCCGCCGGCCCTCGAACCAGCGCAGCGCCTGGTGCCACGCCTCGTCGGCGGGCAGCGGCGCGAGACGGTTCAGCAGCTGTCCGGCCGGCAGATCGGGCGTGACCGGGCGCGGTTCCCGCGCCGCCCACTCCTCCAGCGCCCACTGGCCCAGCGGCGTGACCTTCCGGTCCCCGTCGAGGGCGCCGAACTCGGTGAGCACGTCGAGCGCCGCGTCCAGCGGGAACGGCCCGGTGCCGCCGAAACTCGCCGCGGCCGCGTGGGCGTCCTCGCTGCCCTTGAGCAGCCGGTGCACCGAGAACACCAGATCGTCGAGCAGCGGCCCGTTGGCCAGCGCCGTGAGCACCGCGCGGCACAACGCGAACGCGCCCCGGCGCCGCGGGTCGGCCGACTCCGCGCGCAGCACCGCGTCCAGGCCCTTGAGCCACAACTGCGCCGGATCGTCGTGTGCGGGCCGTGCGACCGCCTCCTCGACGCCGACCTCGATCAGCCCGGCGCCTTCCGCGGCCACCCACGGGCGGTGGATCGTGACGACATCCGCGGCGGACCGGACCTTCTCGCCCACCTCGACGCCCAGCACCCCGGCGACCGAGGGCACGTCGGCGGGGCGCAGAACTCCGTTGGGCGTAACGGGTCTCCCGTCGCCGACCCAGCTCGCCAGCGCCCTGGTGCGGGAGAGCGCGCGGCACTGACTCGCCAAGGTGGAGATTCCGGTACTCACCCACAGGACTTTAGCGAGCGCGCCGCCGGACCCGGACGGGTGCTTTCCGTCCACAGTAGCCCGAGCGATGTCGACAAGTCGATCATGGGACGCGCGGTCTCGCCACGCGCGCTAGTCCAGGTCGACCCGCACGGTCAGCGGCGCGATCCCCAGGCGGCGCACGACCCAGCTGTTGAACGACGGCAGTTTCCTCAGCCGCTCGTCCGGGTCGTCGTCCGGCAGCAGGTGGGCCGTGCCGGCGCGCCAGGTCCGGCCCAGCCGCACCCGCACCTTGGGGTTCGCCTCGATGTTGCGGACGTAGGCCGCGTGCCTGCCGTCGCCCGCCACAAACCAGAACGAGTCTCCGGTGACCTTCCCGCCGACCGGGGTCTGGCGGGGCACGCCGGTGCGGCGCCCGATCGTCTCGAGCACCACCTGCCCGGGCATGCGCCTGGTCACCGGGTTGATCAGCCGGTGGAACGCGTCCGCCGCCCGCTTCTTCTCCTCTGCGCTCTTCGCCACCGTTCATGCTTACCAAGGTTTCCGATCACGCGGCGGCGACTTCGCGGCCGTCCGGCCACTTCCGGCCGGCCAGTAATATGATGAGCATTGCTAATAGCTCCTAGACAGAGCTATCGTGAAGGCGTGCGAGACCTGGCCGAGAACCTCATGACGACCACCGCCGGACTGCGGCGGGTGGTGCGGCGCCGGGTGCGGGAAACCCTGCCGCACGCTCCGCTGCGCGCCGGGCAGGTCGAATTGCTCCGCGTGGTCGAGAGCCACCCCGGTATCGGCGTCGCCGCGGCCGCGCGGGCGTTGCACCTGGCCGGCAACTCGGTGAGCACGCTGGTCAACCAGCTCGTCGACGCCGGCCTGCTGGAGCGGCGCGCCGACCCCGCCGACCGGCGCGCGGCCCGCCTCGAGCTCACCGGCGCGGCCCGGACGAGGCTGGCGAGCTGGCGCCGCACGCGCACCGAGTTCGTCGCCTCGGCGGTCGCCACCCTGCCGGCCGCGGACCGCGACGCGATCGAGGCCGCACTCCCCGCGCTCGGCCGGCTGATCGACGCACTCCAGGAGGAGAGATGACCACACCCGCCGTGCGCTGCGCCGGCCTCCGGCACGCCTTCGGCGACACCGTCGCCGTCGACGGCGTCGACCTGGAGATTCCGGCCGGTCAGGTGTTCGGGCTGCTCGGCCCCAACGGCGCCGGCAAGACCACGACGATCCGGATGATCACCACCCTGCTGCCGGTCCGGACCGGCACGGTCGAGGTCTTCGGGCTCGACGTCACGCGCCGGAAGATGGCCGTGCGGCGCTTGATCGGCTATGTCCCGCAACAACTCTCCGCCGACGGCTCGCTCAGCGGCCGGGAGAACGTGTCGTTGTTCGCGCGCCTGTTCGACGTCCCCCGGCGTGAGCGCGCGGAACAGGTCGGCACCGCGCTCGGCGCCGTGGGCCTGCTCGACGACGCCGACCGCACGGCCGCGACGTACTCCGGTGGGATGATCCGCCGCCTCGAACTCGCGCAGGCGCTGGTCAGCTCGCCGCGGCTGCTCATCCTGGACGAGCCGACCATCGGGCTCGACCCGGTGGCCCGCAGCGGTGTGTGGGAGCGCATCGGCCAGGTTCGCGCCGAGACCGGGATGACGGTCCTGGTCACCACGCACTACATGGAGGAGGCCGAGCAGTACTGCGAGCAGGTCGCGCTCATGCACCGCGGCCGAGTCCGCGCCCTGGGCAGCCCCGCCGACCTGCGGGCGCAGCTGGGGCCGGGGTCCACTTTGGACGACGTCTTCCGGGCGGTCACCGGTGACGCGTTCGACGACACCGACAAGGGAGGGATGCGAGGTGTCCGCGCCGCTCGACGCACCGCCCGCCGCCTGGGCTGAACCCGATCCGGTCCGCCGCCTGCTGTCCCGCGTGGGCACGATGTGCCTGGTGGAGCTGCAGAAGCTGCGCCGCGACCGCTCCGAACTCGTCACCCGCGCGATCCAGCCGGCGCTGTGGCTGCTGATCTTCGGCGAGACCTTCACCCGGCTGCGCGCCATCCCGACCGGGGACACGCCCTACCTGGACTTCCTCGCACCCGGGATCCTCGCGCAGTCCGCGTTGTTCATCGCGATCTTCTACGGGATCCAGATCATCTGGGAACGCGACGCGGGCGTGCTGGGCAAGCTGCTGGTCACGCCGACACCGCGCGCCGCGCTGGTCACCGGCAAGGCGTTCGCGGCCGGGGTGCGGGCGTTCGTGCAGGCGGTGATCGTGCTCGTCCTCGCCGCGATCCTGGGTGTCGGCCTGACCGCCAACCCGCTGAAACTGATCGGCGCCGCGCTCGCCGTGGTGCTCGGTTCGGCGTTCTTCTGCTGCCTGTCGATCGTCATCGCCGGGCTCGTGCTGTCCCGCGAACGGCTGATGGGCATCGGGCAGGCGATCACGATGCCGTTGTTCTTCGGCTCCAATGCGCTCTATCCGGTGGACCTGATGCCGGATTGGCTGCGTGTACTCAGCCGCGTGAACCCGCTCAGTTACGAGGTGGACGCCCTGCGCGGCCTGCTCATCGGCACCCCGCACCACCTCTGGGTGGACTTCGCGGTGCTCACCGGGTCCGCCTCGGTCGCCATCGCGGTCGCATCCGCCCTGCTCGGACGGCTCGTGAGGTGAGTTTGCCCACTCCACGCCGGGGGTAGTCCAGCGGGCACATCACGCAACCGTGGTGACGTCGGACGAAGGGGACAGGCGCCATGTCTCGTACCGAACACACCCGCGTGCGGGCCGCCGGCTTCCAGCCGGCCCAGGGACTGGCCGCGCTCGTCGGCCTGGTCTACCTCGCCGTGGGGATCGTCGGGTTCGTGCGGACCGGGCTCGGCAGCTTCACCGGCAACCAGCACCAGATGCTCCTGGGCTTCATGATCAACCCCTTGCACAACCTGGTCCACACGGTGATCGGTGTGCTCGGCCTGGTGTTCGCCGCGAGCTCACCCTCGGCCCGCACCTTCGGCTGGATCCTGTTCATCGGGTACGGGCTGATCGGCATCTGGGGCCTGATGGTCACCGGGGTGATCTCGTCGAACCCCGTGTCCGGCCTCGGCAACCCGCTCAACCTGAACGGGGCCGACAACTGGCTGCACCTGGTGACCGCCGTCCTGGGCCTGATCATCGCGATCATGCCGGCGCGCAAGCGGGCGCAGATGGAGTCCACGGACACCGGTACGACGGGCGCCGGGATGCAGCAGCCGGTGGTGACCGGGAACGACGTGCCGGGCAACGCGGACGTCCCGACCCGTCCGGTGCCGCAGCAGACCGGCGCGGACGAACCCGGCCGGCACCGCACCTCGCGGTGGCGGGCGCGCCGACCGGGGCACACCACGCACTGATCGTCGGGCAGACTGCCGGGCGTGAGCGGAACAGTGCTGGTGCTCGGCGGGCGCAGTGAGATCGGCCTCGCCGTGGCGCGGAAACTCGCGGGCGGCGGAGGAAAGTTCGTGCTCGCGGCCCGGCGCTGCGGCGACCTCGATGACGAGGAGGCGTCGCTGCGCCGGGCCGGCGCGTCGGACGTGGCGCGGGTCGAGTTCGACGCCGACGACGTGGCCCGGCACCGCGCGGTGCTGGACAGGGTCGTGGCCGAACACGGTCCACTGGCGACCGTGGTGGTCGCGTTCGGCGTCCTGGGCGACCAGGAGCGGGCCGAACGCGACGCCGCGCACGCGATGGCCGTGATCCACACGGACTACGTGGCGCACGTGAGCATCCTGACCGAGCTGGCGAACCTGTTGCGCGCGCAGGGCCACGGCCGGCTCGTGGTGTTCTCCTCGGTGGCCGGCGTGCGGGTGCGGCGGGCGAACTACGTGTACGGCTCGGCGAAGGCCGGGCTGGACGGCTTCGCGAGCGGCCTCGCCGACGCGCTGCACGGCAGCGGCGTGCGGCTGCTGCTGGTGCGGCCCGGTTTCGTCATCGGCCGGATGACCGAGGGCATGTCGGCAGCCCCGTTCGCCAGCACACCGGAGCAGGTGGCCGCGGCGACGGTCCGTGCCCTGCACCGCGGGCGTGGGGAAGTGTGGGTACCGCCCGTGTTGCGCCCGGTGTTCTTCCTGATGCGGCTGCTGCCGCGGGCGGTCTGGCGGCGCCTGCCCCGCTGATCGGCGACGGCCACCTCGCGGCGAGCGCGAGGTGGCCGTCGGT
Proteins encoded in this window:
- a CDS encoding nucleoside hydrolase → MPLPLIIDTDPGVDDAFAIAMAALSEDVELLGITTVFGNVPLEATTLNARRVLALCGRADVPVAAGAARPLVHAQLRRASHVHGPDGLSGRSAALPEPHRALEPGGAVRLLVSLLEAAEEPVTIAPIGPLTNIALLLAAHPQVREKIGRIVIMGGGLAGGNSTGAAEFNIWSDPEAARRVLVEETVPCVLVPMDLTYRCAVDSAWLGELAASGPVGAALAALTPDYLAHYRTALGWDGIVLHDAVAVAEAIRPGILRTESYPVEVECSLGPARGATLVDRRRQALRADAEGGVVPGRIEVAVDTDLDGLRAFILERLARG
- a CDS encoding nitroreductase/quinone reductase family protein translates to MAKSAEEKKRAADAFHRLINPVTRRMPGQVVLETIGRRTGVPRQTPVGGKVTGDSFWFVAGDGRHAAYVRNIEANPKVRVRLGRTWRAGTAHLLPDDDPDERLRKLPSFNSWVVRRLGIAPLTVRVDLD
- a CDS encoding acyltransferase; its protein translation is MTSMWGSPVLSRVQAWRRARRDPRQARFLTAESLRWVLRNRAYTPWYLVRYWRLLKFRLANPHIILRGMVFLGKDVEIHCRPGYGRLEIGRWVHIGDGNAIRCHEGSLRIGDKAVFGRQNVINCYLDIELGAATLVADWVYICDFDHVTADINLPIKDQGIVKTPVRIGPDTWIGTKVSVLRGTRVGRGCVLGAHAVVRGDIPDYAIAVGSPARVVRDRRADYEADAARREAVADMARKASKALQKTLEQH
- a CDS encoding ABC transporter permease, with amino-acid sequence MSAPLDAPPAAWAEPDPVRRLLSRVGTMCLVELQKLRRDRSELVTRAIQPALWLLIFGETFTRLRAIPTGDTPYLDFLAPGILAQSALFIAIFYGIQIIWERDAGVLGKLLVTPTPRAALVTGKAFAAGVRAFVQAVIVLVLAAILGVGLTANPLKLIGAALAVVLGSAFFCCLSIVIAGLVLSRERLMGIGQAITMPLFFGSNALYPVDLMPDWLRVLSRVNPLSYEVDALRGLLIGTPHHLWVDFAVLTGSASVAIAVASALLGRLVR
- a CDS encoding DUF4383 domain-containing protein, yielding MSRTEHTRVRAAGFQPAQGLAALVGLVYLAVGIVGFVRTGLGSFTGNQHQMLLGFMINPLHNLVHTVIGVLGLVFAASSPSARTFGWILFIGYGLIGIWGLMVTGVISSNPVSGLGNPLNLNGADNWLHLVTAVLGLIIAIMPARKRAQMESTDTGTTGAGMQQPVVTGNDVPGNADVPTRPVPQQTGADEPGRHRTSRWRARRPGHTTH
- a CDS encoding plasmid pRiA4b ORF-3 family protein, encoding MSTGISTLASQCRALSRTRALASWVGDGRPVTPNGVLRPADVPSVAGVLGVEVGEKVRSAADVVTIHRPWVAAEGAGLIEVGVEEAVARPAHDDPAQLWLKGLDAVLRAESADPRRRGAFALCRAVLTALANGPLLDDLVFSVHRLLKGSEDAHAAAASFGGTGPFPLDAALDVLTEFGALDGDRKVTPLGQWALEEWAAREPRPVTPDLPAGQLLNRLAPLPADEAWHQALRWFEGRRPVDGAAQLLYAAEFASPVERVAAVEVAAGFGDEVLPAWHSALSYRNVRPHAAAMLAMWDDGPGLTGAERRRMVTEYALSARERSGVEEAYHYVRDRGGLDALEPEATALRRELAAFAASVRLSVYQLKITVTGRKPPRWWRLLIPASVTLGVLAEALDAAGEEHLFEADGVRYADPFFGLGEDRDSHDVRLSHVLVRPGTSLRFVLGGAEHVVTCEKILDPDPNADYPRCTSVAKGAESVSSRNRRLAAVRIPHPAQP
- a CDS encoding SDR family NAD(P)-dependent oxidoreductase, which produces MSGTVLVLGGRSEIGLAVARKLAGGGGKFVLAARRCGDLDDEEASLRRAGASDVARVEFDADDVARHRAVLDRVVAEHGPLATVVVAFGVLGDQERAERDAAHAMAVIHTDYVAHVSILTELANLLRAQGHGRLVVFSSVAGVRVRRANYVYGSAKAGLDGFASGLADALHGSGVRLLLVRPGFVIGRMTEGMSAAPFASTPEQVAAATVRALHRGRGEVWVPPVLRPVFFLMRLLPRAVWRRLPR
- a CDS encoding ABC transporter ATP-binding protein, yielding MTTPAVRCAGLRHAFGDTVAVDGVDLEIPAGQVFGLLGPNGAGKTTTIRMITTLLPVRTGTVEVFGLDVTRRKMAVRRLIGYVPQQLSADGSLSGRENVSLFARLFDVPRRERAEQVGTALGAVGLLDDADRTAATYSGGMIRRLELAQALVSSPRLLILDEPTIGLDPVARSGVWERIGQVRAETGMTVLVTTHYMEEAEQYCEQVALMHRGRVRALGSPADLRAQLGPGSTLDDVFRAVTGDAFDDTDKGGMRGVRAARRTARRLG
- a CDS encoding MarR family winged helix-turn-helix transcriptional regulator, which encodes MRDLAENLMTTTAGLRRVVRRRVRETLPHAPLRAGQVELLRVVESHPGIGVAAAARALHLAGNSVSTLVNQLVDAGLLERRADPADRRAARLELTGAARTRLASWRRTRTEFVASAVATLPAADRDAIEAALPALGRLIDALQEER